The DNA region ATCATCTTTTTTTAATTTTGCTTTTAAATCTTTATATCTTGCACAATGTTCATCACTGTTACAGGATAAAAAAAGATTTTCATAATCAAATGTTAAATCAGGAAAAAAGTCTCTTTTTTTAAAATGATCAATATGAAACTCTTTTAATTTTCTCTCACAATAGGCACAAAGGGATAACTGCTCTTTATCTAATCTCTCTTTTATATCTTCTTTTATATCAATTTCAATATCTTCCCATCTTTTTGCTTTAGTATTAATTATAAATTTTTCTTTTTTAACTCTTAACATTAAGTGCCTTTGCTCTAGCTCTTAAAAATCCAAGTTCTACTTCATCATTTAAATTTTTTTCTAAATAATCAAAAAGCTCTTTAAATTCACTATTTATCTCTTTTTTTGCAATTAGTTTTTTTAATCTTAATATCTTCTCTTCAACCTCTTTATCTCTTATACCACTTCCCATAACTTCAAGCAAAACTAAATTAATATCTTTTCCAAAAGAGTCAATTTTTTTAGCAACTATTTTATCATTCTCTTTTGCAAAGATAAAAAGAGAGTCATTTGGTGTGGAGGCTATTATATGAGGTGAATGGGTTGCCAAAATAATCTGATTATTATAACTTTTTGCTAAATTTTTATATATTTTTACAATATCTTCTTGCCAACTTGGATGAAGTGAAATCTCTGGCTCATCTATTAAAATAATACTATCTTTAATATTTGCTACAAAAAAATAGAAAACCTTTTTTAAAAGCTCTTTCTCTCCTGTTGAAAGATTATCTATTGCTACCTCTTCATTAAATCTATTTAAAAAATAGATATTTTCATTTTCATCAAGCCCTTTAAAATCTAAACTAAATTCAATACTATCGAAAACATTATTTAAGAATTTATTAAATTCTTTATATGCCTCTTTGGGAGGAATCTCCTCTTTAAAAATTTTTGATTTTATATATTTTACTATCTCTTGTTTTAAATCAATTATGTTAAACTCTTCTGCTTTTTGATAGAATATTTTTTCATTTGCTATATTATTTTTATCAAACTCTATTTTAAATTTTTTATTAAACTCTCTTTTTTTACTATCTCCATATTGATATATTATCTCTAAAAGTGTAGTTTTACCACTTCCATTAACCCCAGCTAAAACAATTAAATCTAAAATATTTCCATCTTTATCCAAAAAATCGATCTCAAAATCTTTTAAAATTTTATAGTTTTTAATCTCTATACTTTTTATTTTCATCCTATTTTCCCGATTTTCTTCTATTGCACTCTTTACACAACATATGATGATTGTTCTCTATTCTCTTTACTTTTGTCAACTATTTAGAGTTTTGTCAAATTAGACTCTCTCTACTTTTACCTTAACTTCCTGATAACAGGCACTTTTTCCCATAAGACTCATAATATGAGGAGTTAAACGGTTAACACTAGGTGTTCCTGCATAGATCAGCACTGAATCTGCTCTTACATCATCACATACTTTGACAGGTAGCTCTATCTCACCATGTTCTGAACTTACTTTGACTACTTCACCATCTTTAAATCCTAGTTCAGAATTGATAAAAATATGAGTTTCACGTCTGAACTGACTATTTAAAGAGTGTGGACTTTTAGGTGTTAAAAGCCAAAGCCCTTCCTCTTCATCATCAAAATCATCTTCATACTCTTCAAGAAACTCAAAATTTCCACTATCAGTCTGAAACTCATCTTCATAAGGATACTTCTCATAGGCTGGTGATTTTAAAAGGTCTCCATCTTCAATGCACTGTTTAAGCATATAATCTATATACCATTTTTCATCTTCCAGCCCTTTACAACCAAGTGCATCAAAAAGATATTTCGTTAACTCATACTCACTGATTCCAAACTCAGCCTCTTTGATTTTTGGCATTGGTTGAACATATGGATGACCGTAACTTAACCTTAAATCCTCTTTTTCTAAAAAGTCACAAGCTGGTATAACAATTCGTGCTTTTTTGGTTGTTTCATTTTCATAAAGACCAAAGTAGATGAGATTTTCAACTCTGCTTATCTCCTCTTCTACTTTGTTAAGTCCAGGCATTTGAGCCAATGGATTTGCTCCTTGAACCAAAACAGTTTTAAATCTTCCAAAAGGAGCAATAGGTTTAGCAACTCTTTTAGGTGAATAGTTAATAGGATTTTTAAAACCTGCCATTGAATCACCAAGAAAACTTACGCCACATCCAGGCTTTCCAAAAGCTCCAATAACAGCAGCCAAACCATCAATAGCTTGAAGAACCTGATCACCAATACTATATTTTTGTACACCTGCTCCTACAAGAAAGACACACTTTTTATTTTGCATTTGATAAAGCAAATCGCCCAAATCATCAAGTGATATGTCACATTTTTCCAAAGATGTACGAACACGGAAGGTACGTAAAAAGTCATAATACCACTCTGCATCTTCACAACGCTCTTTTAAAAACTCCTTATCCTCCATATCTTCCATAAACATAAAACGTGAAAGAAGAACTGCAAGATAAAAATCACTTCTTGGACGAATTTGAAGAAAAAGATCTGCCTCTCTTGCTATCTTTGTTTTAACAGGATCTATAACAATTAAAGTCTTATCCTTAATCAGATTCATCATATGAGGATCTGTAACAGATATATTTCGACCCCATACAATAACAGCTTCTGCTTCTTTTATAGCTTCAGGAGGAAGAACAAGTGATACACCTCTTCCAGCCTCTATGCCTGCTTGCCCTGCTCCATCACAAAGTGATCCTTCAGTAGTCCACCCTCCGTATGCTGCCACAAAGTGTTCAGTAATATTTTGCATAAAACTTACATTACCACTGCCTCTGTATAGAAGAAAATCTTCTCCTGCATCTTTTATGGCGTGAGCAGCTGCTTCAAGAGCTTCTTGCATAGAAACTTCTTTTCCATCAACCCTTGGAACTTTTATTCTCTCTACCTCTTTGATATGACGATAAAGATGAGAACATAAAGCACCTTGAGTAAATGGATGCCCCTCTTTTCCTGTCATTTTCAAACTTTCACGATCAACCACTACTGCACAAGCGTCATAACAATCAAGTGGACATGCTGTTGTTTTCATTTTATCTCTACCTTTAGAAGTTTTGAAAAAAGATTATCTGGATTATCTATGATTATCTCTGCCCTATATGCAGAGATATGAGTCTCATCTGCTACACGAATAAGCTTATTGACTTTATAGTCTGTTTGTTTATTATTAATATAAACTTTTCTTTTAGATAAATCTTTAGCCTCATCTGAATCAATGTATAAAGTCAATCTTCCTTTTGAAAGATCCATTGCTTTTAGAAGTATGCTACCTGGATTTACATAATCACCTTTCTTGACTTCTACTTTATAGATGTATAGATTTTTAGCCTTTATCGCTTTTTTTTCTATAATATCTTTTAATCTTACTAATTGATACTCTGTATCTGTAATCTGCTTATTTAAATTTGCAATATTTTGTTTAAAGTTTAATACTTGATTTTTTGATGCAATCATCGTAGTATATATACGATCTTTTTCTGTTTTGGACTTTGTTTTAAGATCTTTTATTCTATTGTAATAATCAAAGTCTCTTTTAAAAACTGCTTCACTGTTTTTTAGCATCTCTTTAGTCAGTTCTAGTGACTCTTTCAAAACTGTTAGTGTTCGTTGTAGTGCTTTATACTGAGCCTTATCTACCTTATCATCAATCTGTACAATTAAATTTTCACTGCCAAGTTTTCCCTCTTGACTCTCATCTGCTTTAACTACTTGACCTGAAACTGCAGATTTTATAATATACGTTTCAAATGGTTCAAGTTTTGCATAGTGAACCTGTGCAACTAAAAGCATCGGTAAAAAAAGAAAAAGTATATTTCTCATTATCACCCATTTTTTTGTTTGATTTTACAATGAATCACTTAAGAGTGCGCTTTGGAAGGAAGATAAATCTAATTTTCAAATTAGTTTAAGTTTATAAAGTGTCTTTCTGCAATAGTTAGATATATTTTAGAAACAAAGGAGTAGATCATGAAACGAACAGTATGGTTAGTTACATTTTTACTTACATTTTTCATACAAACAGCATATGCAGAGTCAAAAGAGGTTCTAAATATAAAAATTTATGAAACAATTAAAATGTTTGACAAAGAGGTCAAAGGTGGTACAGAATTTCTAAATAGAGCTAAAGGATACCTTGTATTTCCAAGTGTCTATAAAGCTGGTTTTGGAATAGGAGGAGAATATGGAGAGGGTGGGCTTATTGTCAATAATAAAATTATAGATTACTACAGAACAGTTACAGCCTCTATAGGTTTTCAGATAGGTGCTCAAAAAAAATCTATAATAATAGTTTTTCTAACACAAAGAGCACTAGATGAATTCCGAAACAGTGATGGTTGGAAAGTTGGAGTAGATGGCTCTGTAGCAATTGTAAAATGGGGAGTTGGAGAAGAGATAAACTCAATTGAATTCAATAAACCAATAATAGGTTTTATATTTGGTAATAAAGGCTTAATGTACAATTTGACACTAGAAGGTTCAAAAATTACAAAGATAAAAAAATAAAATTATCTTTGAAAACTGGTTTCACACTTAGTGCAAAACCAGTTTGGTGCATCTATGCTTCTGCTATAACCACCAATTTTTAGTTCACCTTTTTTCTCTTTAGCAAGAAGCTCTTCAGTAATTTCAAGATTGTAACAGATAGGAATTATATATTTGTTGGTTCTGCATAATTTACATCTAGGACGGAAAGGAGTACGTCTTGTATCTTTCCTTGAAGGAATGTCGTATAAATCTTTCATCACATTCACAAATTTTATTAAAATTTATTAGGTACGGCTGTAAGCCGGGTTATGTCTTGGATGCTTATTTATCTACTCTTCATGTTACCATGAAGCTCTAGCGAAGAGCGAAAATGTGAAGCTTATACCATGCTCTTCTTGCTGCGGGTTGGGTTTACATAGCCGCCAAGATTGCTCAAGGCGCTGGTGGGCTCTTACCCCACCGTTTCACCCTTACCTCTTACGAGGCGGTTTGCTTTCTGTTGCACTATCCCTCACCTTACGGTGGCCGTCCGTTAGACGGAACCCTGCTTCACTGCAGCCCGGACTTTCCTCTTAGCTAAACCAAGCAAGCATCCGCCGTACCTTATGTTCGAATTTTATCAAATAATATTAAAAAAGGAAAGGTATTGGATCAAATTATAGATCCAATACCTAAAGTAGAATATATGAAGAAAATTACAATCCTAGTTTCTCTTTTTGTTCAAGTGCATATTTTTTACCAAGCTCATATGCCTTTAGGTTAGCTTCATGAACTTTTTTTGGAACTTTACTAAGCATTGTCTCAATTAGAGTCTCTTCAGGAATTGCATCCATAAACGTGTTGGCAATAGCTAATGCAACAACACTTTGGGTAATAACATTTCCAACCTCTTCTTTTGCAATTGTAATAATAGGAATTTCAACTATCTTCCATTTTTTACGATCTTCTTCAGTTGGGTAAACAAGGTTTGGATCAATAACAATGATTCCACCTTCAGAAACACCATCTTTAAATAGCTGATAACTTTTATCAGCAACTGATAGCATGAAGTCGATTTGTCCATCAATAGCATAAGGATAGAAAATCTCTTTGTCATCAAGCTGGATATCAACAACAGTTGGTCCACCACGTACTTGAGAGGTATATGTTGCTGTTTTGACACCATAACCACCCATTTTGATTTTGGCCGCTGCAAAAATCTCACCGGCAAGAAGGACTCCTTGTCCTCCAACACCGGTAAAGCGCATTACTATTCTGCTCATGAACAACCCCTTAAATTACTTTCTTGAAATCGGCCTGCGTAAATTTATCACGCTTACCTTGATAAACCTCTTTAAGCTTACCGTACATCTCACAATACTCTTCTGCATCTGTATCTTGCTTCAAGATACCAGTTGGAAGAATATTAACTTTCTCTTCTTCTGGAAGAGCATCGTATTTCTTCTTAGGCAATGTAATGCTATCGATCCAATCAAGGTTTTCCATAGCAGATGCCATTTTATTTTTTCTACCTAGGTTAATATGGCAGTTAGAAAGAAGTTCTACGTAAGCAAAACCCTTATGTTGCAATGCTGCTGCGATAACTTTTTCCATCTTTTTAGGCTCAGAAACTTTCTCACGTGCAACAAAAGAGGCACCAGCTGCTTCAGCAAGTTTACATCCATCGAATGTTGGATCGATGTTACCTTGTTTCATAGTAACAGACCAAGCACCACGAGGAGTTGTTGGTGAAGTTTGAGAATTAGTCAAACCATAAATAAAGTTATTGATAACAATCATAGTAATATCAATATTTCGTCTACAACCGTGGATTGTATGATTACCACCAATTGCCAAAGCATCACCGTCACCAGCAACACAGATAACATGCTTATCTGGATTTGCCAATTTAATACCTGTTGCATATGCAACTGTACGTCCATGTGTAGTATGGACTGTATTGAAGTCAACATATGAACTAAATCGTCCAGAACATCCAATACCTGAAACTACACATACATCATCTTTACTAATTCCAAGTTTGTCGATGGCTCTAATAAAAGATTTTAAAATAACACCATCTCCACACCCCCAACACCAAAGTGTTGGCATCTTTTCTAATCTTAAATAGTTATCATAATTAAATGCCATATTAAAGCTCCTTTACTTTATCAATGATATCTTGAGGTGAGAACGGTCGACCGTTAACCTTAATAAGTTTAGCTATATCTTTTCGACCAGTCGCACGTTGAATCTCTTCAAGGTACTGTCCCATATTTAATTCAACACTCAAGATTTTATCAAATTTTTGTCCAAGTTCATACAATCGTTTTTCTGGACTTGGCCAAAGTGTAATTGGTCTAAACAATCCTACTTTAATTCCCTCATCACGTAAACGATTGATAGCTTCTTTAGCTGCAAGTGAAACAGAACCGTATGCAACAATTAGAATATCTGCATCATCAATCATATACTCTTCATTGTATTCAAGCTCATCAACATGCTCATCTACTTTTCTAAATAGTCTATCAATTAGTTTACGACAAGTCTCAATCTCTTCAGTTGGAAATCCCATTGCATCATGATGCAATCCAGTAAAGTGGTAGCGGTATCCTTTAAACATTGGATTCAATACTGCTGGCTCATCTTGCGCAACACCATACGGTTTATACTCTTCAGCAGGACCATCAAATGTTTTTCGAGTTTTAATATTTGCTTTAACTTCTTCAAGATCTGGTAGAACAGCTTTTCCATGCATGTGCCCAATTGTCTCATCAAGAAGAACAATTACAGGTTGCATAAATCTATCAGCAATATTGAATGCTCGTACTACTTCTGTATAGCACTCTTCAAGGTTACCAGCACATAGAGTAATAGATTTATAGTCACCATGTGAAGGGTTTTTTGCCTGAGAAACATCACCCTGTGAAACACGAGTTGGAAGACCGGTAGATGGACCACCACGCATAACGTCAACAACAACCAAAGGAACTTCTGCCATTTGAGCCAAACCAAGGTTTTCAGCTTTAAGAGAGATTCCAGGACCTGAAGTAGCTGTCATTGATCGAACACCACTCATAGCAGCACCAATAGCAGCACAAATACCACCAATCTCATCTTCCATCTGAATACAAGCACCACCAACCTTTGGCAAAAGGTCAGAAATTGTGTGCATTACTTCACTTGATGGTGTAATTGGATATCCACCAAAAAACATACATCCTGCATCAACAGCAGCAATTGCTGCCAAATCATTACCACTAGAAATTATTTCTCTTGCCATACTTACTCCTTATGCGCTAAGCGTCATATATTTATTATTTTTGATCGCTTCTGCCCGCTCTTTTGCAGCATCAGTCAATTTAGCAAATTTATACTCTTTTCTGTCAGCTACAAAAATTGCAAAATCTGGACAAGCTAATTCACAATCATTACATCCAATGCAAAGTTCTGGTGCTTCGACAGTAATCATAGCTCCAAGTACTGAATGTGGCTCATATCGCATTGCTAAAACGCCAGCAGGGCAAGCATCTACGCAAATATCACATGCTTTACAACGACTTTCGTCAGTCCAGACCGGAGTATTTTCCGGTGCTTTCATAATACTCATCACTTCTCCTTAGTTGGATTTAATTTACCTATTGCGCATGAGACAAAGCTTTTTCCCTTCATCACTGCACTTTCTACATTCGATATTTCATCGTCGATAAGAGGATAACCCAGCTTTCTTAATGTTGTAATAAAAATCTCTTCATCTGAAAGGTTATTCAGTTCAACTGTTACCTTTCGTGGCACTACTTCTAAATCGACTTCCACACTGTTACCAAAATGCTCAGAGAGAGCCTTTTTAATTGTGTTGGCACACCCTTCGCATCTTATATTGGCAACTTCATAAGTTTTTTTCATAACTTATTTACCCATAACCTCTTTAACAGCTTTTCCAATATCTGCAGGAGAAACAACAACTTTTACACCTGCAGCTTCAAGTGCAGCCATCTTTTCTGCAGCTGTTCCGCTACCACCTGAAATAATTGCACCAGCATGTCCCATTCTCTTACCTTTTGGAGCTGTTTGACCTGCAATAAATGCAACTACTGGCTTAGTAATATTCTCTTTAATGAATTCAGCAGCCTGAATTTCAAGGTCTCCACCAATTTCACCAATCATAACGATTGCTTCAGTTTCAGGGTCAGCTTCAAACATTGGAAGAAGTTGTTTGTAAGATAGTCCAATAATAGGGTCTCCACCAATTCCTACAGCAGTTGTAATACCAAGACCCTCTTTAACAACCTGATTTGATGCTTCATATGTCAATGTACCAGATTTAGAAATAAGACCGACTGGACCTTTTTTAAAGATAAATCCAGGCATAATACCAATTTTACACTCTTCTGCAGTAATGATTCCCGGACAGTTTGGTCCAATGGTACTCATACCTTTTTTTGTTGCATATGCTTTTGCATACATCATATCTTTAACAGGAGCACCTTCAGTAATAATTACAGCAAGCTCAATACCTGCATCAGCAGCTTCCATAACAGCGTCAGAAACAAATGCTGGTGGAACAAAAATCATAGATACAGTTGCACCTGTTGCATCAACAGCCTCTTTAACTGTATTAAATACAGGCTGACCTAAATGCTCTTGACCACCTTTACCTGGAGTTACACCACCAACAATTTTTGTACCGTACTCCATACACTGAGAAGCATGAAATGTACCCTCTTTACCGGTAAATCCCTGGACGATTACTTTTGTATCTTTGTTTACCAAAATACTCATTGTTTATCTCCTTTTACTTCGCAGCTTCAACAGCTTTTTTAGCACCGTCAGCAAGATCTTCTGCTGCAATGATATTTTTAATACCTGCACTCTTTAGAATTTCAGCCGCTTCTTCAGCATTTGTTCCATCAAGACGAACAATTACAGGAACATTGACATCAGTCAATTTAGTTGCTTCAAGAATACCATTAGCAACTCTGTCACAACGTACAATTCCACCAAAAATATTTACAAATATAGCTTTTACATTTGGATCTTTTAGAATAATTTCAAAGCCTTTTGCAACTGTTTCAGGATTAGCTCCACCACCCACGTCAAGGAAGTTTGCAGGTTCACCACCTTCATGCTTGATGATATCCATAGTTGCCATAGCAAGACCAGCACCGTTAACCATACAACCAACATTACCATCAAGTTTAATATAGCTTAAACCATGCTGTTTAGCCTCTACTTCTGTTGGCTCTTCTTCACTAAGATCTCGCATCTCAACAATATCAGGATGACGACCAAGTGCATTGTCATCAAATCCCATCTTAGCATCAAGTGCAAGGAATTTTCCATCACCTGTTTTGATAAGAGGGTTAATCTCAATCATTTCGGCATCTTTATCCATATAAACTTTATAAAGAGCCTGTGCAAACTTAATGAATGGTCCAATCTCCTCTTTTGCAAGTCCAAGACCAAATGCAAGTTTACGTCCGTGGAATCCTTGGAATCCAATTGCAGGGTCAATTTGAACTTTTACAATTTTTTCAGGAGTTTTTGCTGCTACTTCTTCAATCTCCATACCGCCTTCTGTAGAAGCCATCATAACAGGCATTTCAGATGCACGGTCAAGAACCATACCAAGATAAAACTCTGCTTTAATATCAGCACCCTCTTCTATGTAAACTTTTTGAACAAGTTTACCTTCTGGACCTGTTTGATGAGTAACAAGAGTCATACCAAGAATTTCATTAGCCCAGTGACGAACTTCATCTAAAGATTTTGCAAGTTTAACACCGCCGCCTAAGCCTCGTCCACCTGCGTGGATTTGTGCTTTAACAACCCAAAGATCTCCTCCAAGATTTTTTGCAGCTTCAACTGCTTCATCAACACTAAATGCTACTTGTCCACGAGGAACAGGAACACCGTACTGACGAAATATCTCTTTTGCTTGATATTCATGAATATTCATCTTTCATCCCTTTCTATAAGATTAGTCTTTTACTTCATACTTTTTACGACCCTCTTCATAAAGGTCATTACCATAAGCATCATTGATTACTGTAACAGGAAAATTTTCAACCTTAAGCATTCTAACTGCTTCTGGTCCAAGCTCTTCATAAGCAATTACTTTGGCTTCTTTAATCAATTTACCAAGCAGTGCACCTGCACCACCTGTTGCACCAAAGTAGACTGCTTTATGCTCTTTACAAGCATCTTTTACATCCTGATTTCTCTTACCTTTACCTATCATGCCTTTTAAGCCATGCTTGATAAGTGTAGGTGAGTAACTATCCATTCGATAACTTGTTGTTGGTCCTGCACTCCCTATAGGATCACCTGGCTTTGGAGGAGTTGGACCAACAAAATATATAACAGCTCCATCTAAAGGAAAAGGTAACTCTTGTTTGTTTTCAATTAAATCAACCAAACGTTTATGTGCTGCATCTCTAGCTGTAAAGATTGTTCCTGAAAGATATACTATATCTCCAGCTTTAAGATTTAAAATATCTTCATCTGTAAGTGGTGTTGTTAAATAGTGTACTTGACTCATAGAGATTCCTTAAAGTGTTATATGACTATGTCTGCTACTGTGGCACTGTACATTGACGCTAACAGGCAAGCTAGCAATATGACAAGGATTTTTCTCTACATGAACAGCAAGTACTGTTTGTGTTCCACCCATACCCATAGCACCAATTCCAAGTTTGTTGAGTTCATGAAGTAACTCTTTTTCAAACTCAGCTACTTCTGGATCTGAATGTGGCTTGCCTGCTTCTCTAAAGAGTGCATATTTACTTGAAATAGCAGCCTTTTCAAATGTTCCACCAATGCCTACACCAACAATAATTGGAGGACAAGGGTTTGGTCCTGCTTCAGATATAACACTTTTAACAAACTCTATGACACCCTCTTTACCTTGTGCTGGTGCCAATACACGAGCTCGGCTGACATTTTCACTTCCACCGCCTTTTGCTGCATACTCAATCTCAATCTTGTCACCCTCTACAAGATCGATATGTATAATTGCTGGCAGGTTGTAGCCTATCTTCTCTTTTAAATTTTCTCTTGTAAAACAGTCACATGTAGATGCACGAAGATACCCTTCAATATAACCCTTTTCTGTACCTTCGTTAATAGCATCTTTAAGCAGTCCGCCAGTTATCTTTACATCCTGTCCTACTTTAACAAAGTATACTGCCAAACCAGTATCTTGACAAAGCGGTCGTTTCTCACTGCGTGCTATATCTGCATTTTCAAGAAGTTGTTCCAAAACTTTTTTTGCAACTGGACTTGCCTCTTTTTCATGAGCTTCTTTTAATTTATTAAGAGCATCTTCAGGAAGATTTGTTGCTGTATGAATCACAAGATTCTTTACAGCATTTACAATATCTTCATACGCAATTTCTCTCATTTACAATCCTCAAAAAAATTATTTTCATTAAGTGTATCTATGAGTTTTCGTACAGATTCTACAGATTTTTTAAACATTTTACGTTCACATGCATTAAGTGAAACATTAATGATGTCTTCAGCTCCATTTGCTCCAATACTTACAGGAACACCGCTTACAACATCACTGTAACCATACTCACCATCCAAATATACAGCACAAGGATAGATTTGCTTAGTATCTTTCAAGATAGCCTCTACCATTATAGTTGTAGATTTTGCAGGAGCATAATATGCGGAACCTGTCTTAAGATAACTTACAATCTCTGCACCACCATGTTTTGTTCTTTCAACTATTTCATCTATCTCTTCATCTGTAAGCAAGTCATTTAATGGTACACCTGCAACAGTAGAGTATCTTGGAAGAGGAACCATGTCATCTCCATGTCCACCCATAACAGATGCACGAATCTGACCAGTACCGTAACCAAG from Hydrogenimonas thermophila includes:
- the sucC gene encoding ADP-forming succinate--CoA ligase subunit beta; the protein is MNIHEYQAKEIFRQYGVPVPRGQVAFSVDEAVEAAKNLGGDLWVVKAQIHAGGRGLGGGVKLAKSLDEVRHWANEILGMTLVTHQTGPEGKLVQKVYIEEGADIKAEFYLGMVLDRASEMPVMMASTEGGMEIEEVAAKTPEKIVKVQIDPAIGFQGFHGRKLAFGLGLAKEEIGPFIKFAQALYKVYMDKDAEMIEINPLIKTGDGKFLALDAKMGFDDNALGRHPDIVEMRDLSEEEPTEVEAKQHGLSYIKLDGNVGCMVNGAGLAMATMDIIKHEGGEPANFLDVGGGANPETVAKGFEIILKDPNVKAIFVNIFGGIVRCDRVANGILEATKLTDVNVPVIVRLDGTNAEEAAEILKSAGIKNIIAAEDLADGAKKAVEAAK
- a CDS encoding fumarate hydratase, which produces MREIAYEDIVNAVKNLVIHTATNLPEDALNKLKEAHEKEASPVAKKVLEQLLENADIARSEKRPLCQDTGLAVYFVKVGQDVKITGGLLKDAINEGTEKGYIEGYLRASTCDCFTRENLKEKIGYNLPAIIHIDLVEGDKIEIEYAAKGGGSENVSRARVLAPAQGKEGVIEFVKSVISEAGPNPCPPIIVGVGIGGTFEKAAISSKYALFREAGKPHSDPEVAEFEKELLHELNKLGIGAMGMGGTQTVLAVHVEKNPCHIASLPVSVNVQCHSSRHSHITL
- a CDS encoding Fe-S-containing hydro-lyase: MSQVHYLTTPLTDEDILNLKAGDIVYLSGTIFTARDAAHKRLVDLIENKQELPFPLDGAVIYFVGPTPPKPGDPIGSAGPTTSYRMDSYSPTLIKHGLKGMIGKGKRNQDVKDACKEHKAVYFGATGGAGALLGKLIKEAKVIAYEELGPEAVRMLKVENFPVTVINDAYGNDLYEEGRKKYEVKD